The sequence TCACCAACCCGGCCAAGACGCTGGCCGACCGGATATCCGGACGGGCGGTCGTGCTGGCAGGCGACAACGCGGCGACGCTGGCACTGGCCCGCCACGGTGGCTCCGCCATACTCCGCATCGGACACCAGGCCGTCGCGGCCGTCGGTCTCGCCGACGCGATCGTGGCGCTGCGCACCGGGTTCGGCGCGCAGTCCGACACCGACCGCGAGTCCGCGCTGTTTCACGACGACGACCTCGACGGGCCGCTGCCCGAGCGGGCAAGAACCATCGCGCTGACGCTGGACGCCGAGCGGGCCGTGGTGACGGCCCGCGTCGCGGGGCTCGACGACGTCGACATCGTCGGCGCGGAGGACGTACCCGACGTCGGTGAGTCCCCGGTGCGGTCGGGCGGTCCTGAGCAGCAGTTGGCCGTGTTGGCCGTTCGGCTGGAGATGGCGGCCACCTACCTGCGACTGGTTCGGGGATAGCGAGTGAACCTTCTCCGAGGAGCACTGCGGACATATGCCTGGGGTTCGCGTACGGCGATCGCAGACTTCACCGGAAGGCCAAGTCCAACAGCGCATCCCGAAGCCGAGCTCTGGTTCGGCGCGCATCCGGCCGACCCTGCGTATCTGGAGACCGACGAGGGCGACGAGTCGCTGCTTGATGCCGTGCGCACCGATCCCGAGGGACAGCTGGGTACCGCGGTGTGCAAGCGGTTCGGCACCGGGCTGCCGTTTCTGATGAAGGTGCTCGCCGCCGAGGAACCGCTCTCCCTGCAGGCCCACCCAAGCGAGGAGCAGGCCGTCGAGGGCTTCACCCGCGAGGACCGACTCGGCATTCCGGTGACCTCGCCGATCCGCAACTACCGCGACCGCAGCCACAAACCGGAGCTGCTGGTTGCGCTGGACACCTTCGAAGCGCTCGCGGGCTTCCGGCCCGCGGCCGAATCGGTGAACCTGCTTCGGACACTTGCGGTTGCCGACCTCGACCCGTATCTCAACCTGCTGGCGGGCCAACCGGACGCCGACGGCCTTCGGGCGCTGTTCACCACCTGGATCACCGCGCCGCAGCCGGATCTCGACGTGCTGGTGCCCGCCGTCATCGACGGCGCGATCCACTACGTCCGATCGCGCGAGAAGCAGTTCGCGGCCGAAGCCAAGACCGTGCTCGAGCTGGGCGAGCGCTATCCCGGCGACGCGGGCGTGCTGGCGTCGCTGCTGTTGAACCGTCTGACCTTGCGCCCCGGTGAAGGGATCTATCTGCCCGCGGGCAACCTGCATGCCTACATTCGCGGGGTCGGAATCGAGGTGATGGCCAACTCCGACAACGTGCTTCGTGGCGGCCTCACCCCGAAGCACGTCGACGTCCCCGAGCTGTTGCGGGTGCTGGACTTCACCCCGGCCAGCGAGGAGGCGCTGCGGCCGGCGACGTCCGAGGAGGGAATGGAAACGGTGTACGAGACGCCCGCGCCGGAGTTCTCGGTGTCGGTGCTCGGCATCGACGGCGACCTGCTCGGCCACGAAGTCGACGCACCCTCGCGGCACGACGGCCCGCAGATCCTGTTGTGCGCCGAGGGTTCGGCAGTGGTGCACGCCAAGTCCAGCGTGGTCACAATGGATCGCGGTGCGGCGGCGTGGGTTTCGGCCGACGACGGGCCCATCCGGCTGGTCGCCCAGCGCCCGACGAAGCTCTTCCGCGCGACCGTGGGCATCTGAGTGTCGGCGAGGGCAGCACACGGGCGATCTTCGCGGCACTGCTCGCCAACGCGGGCATCGCGGTCGCGAAGTTCGTCGGCTTCCTGATCACCGGCAGCTCGTCGATGCTCGCCGAATCCGTGCACTCGGTCGCCGACACCAGTAACCAGGGACTGCTGCTGCTCGGCCAGCAGCAGTCGCGCAAGGAGGCCGACCCGCTGCACCAGTTCGGGTACGGCCGCAGCCGTTACTTCTATTCGTTCGTGGTGGCGCTGGTGCTGTTCACGCTCGGCTCGGTGTTCGCGCTCTACGAGGGCTACCACAAGATCACGCACCCGGAGGAGCTGACGTCGCCGATCGTGGCGGTCGCGATCCTCGTCATCGCGCTCATGTTGGAGGGCTACAGCTTTCGCACCGCGGTCAGGGAGTCGCGGCCGCTGAAGCAGTCCGGCGGCTGGTGGCGCTTCATTCGGGCGTCGCGCAACCCCGAACTGCCGGTGGTGCTCCTCGAGGATTCGGGTGCGCTGGTCGGCCTTATCCTTGCGCTGGCCGGTGTCGGGCTGACGATGCTCACTGGCGACCCGGTATGGGACGGCATTGGCACGATCGGTATCGATGTGCTGCTCGGCGTCATCGCCGTTGTGTTGATGATCGAGATGCACAGTCTGCTGATCGGTGAGGGCGCGACGCGTAAAGAGGACGAGGCCATCCGTTCGGCGCTCGAGCAGACCGACAACATCGACCGGCTGATTCACCTTCGCACGCAGTACCTCGGCCCAGAGGAGATGCTCGTCGGCGCGAAGATCGCGCTGCCGCCGGCTACCGACCTGGCGACGGTGGCGAGAACCATCGATGCCGCGGAGGCGGCGATCCGTGCGGCGGTGCCCGCCGCCGCGGTCATCTACCTGGAACCAGACCTCGACCGGACGACGAGGAACCAGCCGCCCGCTTCTGCGCCATGAACAACGCCATGTTGTGCTTGATGGTCCGCCCGACCAGTTTCATCGACGGGACCATGTAGAGGCTGTCGAGCAGGCTGAACCTCCGCAGAAACCATTCGGCGAGAACGGGATCCGTCTCCGCTGCGCCGAGGAACTGATCGAAGAGGCTGCCGACCGGGCGGTACCACCACGGCATCGGGCCCGAGGCGCGGTGCATGACCAGGTCCCCGATCGCGTTCATGGTCCACACCGGGAACGTCGACTTCGCGGCCTCGGCGTTGAACGTCGCGGGACGACTGTCCTCCGGTGACTCGAGCGCGCGGCGCAGGTGACCCGCCTGCAGTGAGGTCATCGTCATGCCCTGCCCGAAGGTGGGGTTGTAGCTGGCGACCGCATCGCCGAAGGGCAGGATGCCGAGCGGAAAACGTTCGAGCTTGTGGTACCGGCGCCACCGGCTCGTCGGGTACTTGTGGAATGCCACGTCGCCGACCGGTTCGGACTTCCGGATCGCCGCTGCGACATGCGCAGGCACGATTTCGTCTGCGAGGTCGCACATTCCGGCGAAATCGTGTGGCGGCTCGACCTTTCCGACGCCGAAGGTCGTCAGACCCCAGGTGCCGTCCTCGTAGCAGAGCATGCCGAGCCCGAGCGGCTGCTCCTTGTGCGCGCCTGCCACCACGACTTTCTCGGCGATCAGGTCGTCGGGCATGCGCAGCTGTTGCGAGGCGTAGCTGATGCCGACGTCGACGGTCGCCTCGGGGGGCCGGTCGAATCCCCACTGCTCCAACCACACCGGCAGCCGGGTGCCGCGACCCGCGGTATCGACGACGAGATCGGCGGCCACCTCCTCACCGGTGTCCAACCGCACGCCGGTCACTCGCTGCTTCGTCACATCGAAAATCGGTTCCGTGACGCCCGCGTGGACGATGTCGACGCCTGCGATCGCCGTCGCCCTGCGACGGATCTGCCATTCGAGATGCGGGCGGCTCGGCACGTACGCGGTGAATTCGTCGTGCAGTTCGCGCGTCGTCCCGAGCACATGGCCTGCCGCGCCGAAGTGAATGCAGTCCGGCCGGTTTTCCAGAATCGGCACGCCCGCGGCCACCATGTCGTCGAGCAGGCCGGGAAAGAGAGAGTCGAATTCCGCGGCGCCGCGGGCCATCAGCAGATGGACGTGTCTGCCCTGGGGCACCGCCGTTCGATTGGCCGGCTCGGCGGGCAGGTCGTCGCGTTCGTACAGCGTGACCCGGTCATAGAAGTCCGACAGCACCCGCGCAGCGCACAACCCCGCGATGCTGGCCCCGATGACGACAGCGTGCTCCCCATTCCGCCCCATTGCCGCCGACAGTACCCGTCCTCGCTTTTGCCTCAACCGGCCTCCGGGTATCCGTTAGATTCCGGTCACACGACCAAAAAGGAAAACCGATGGCCTGGCGAACCAAGTCTGTTGAGCAGTCGATTGCGGACACCGACGAGCCGTCGACCCGATTACACAAAGATCTGAACTGGTGGGACCTGACCGTGTTCGGGGTGTCCGTGGTCATCGGCGCGGGCATCTTCACCATCACCGCCTCTACGGCAGGTGGCATCACCGGGCCCGCCATCTCCATCTCGTTCGTCATCGCCGCGACCGCCTGCGGGCTGGCGGCGCTGTGCTACGCCGAGTTCGCATCGACGGTGCCGGTCGCGGGCAGCGCGTACACCTTCTCCTACGCGACATTCGGTGAGTTCATCGCGTGGATCATCGGCTGGGACCTGATACTGGAGTTCGCGGTGGCTGCCGCCGTCGTCGCCAAGGGCTGGTCGAGCTATCTCGGGACGGTGTTTAACTTCGGCGGCGCCACAACGCAACTAGGCGGGTTCGAGCTCGACTGGGGTGCGCTGCTCATCATCGCCTTCGTCACCGCCATCCTCGCCTGGGGCACCAAGCTGTCGGCAACGGTGAGCCTGGTCATCACCGTCATCAAGGTCGCGGTCGTGCTGCTGGTGGTTGCCGTCGGGGCGTTCTACATCAAGGCGTCCAACTACACGCCGTTCATCCCGCCCGCGGAGTCCGGCGGCGGGGGAGACACCGAACAGTCGCTGCTGTCGCTCATCACCGGTGCCGAGGGCAGCATCTACGGCTGGTACGGGCTGCTGGCGGGCGCGTCGATCGTGTTCTTCGCGTTCATCGGCTTCGACATCGTGGCCACCACCGCCGAGGAGACCAAGGACCCCCAGCGTGACATCCCGCGCGGCATCCTCGCCTCGTTGGCGATCGTCACGGTGCTCTACGTCGCGGTCGCCGTGGTGCTGACCGGAATGGTGAACTACACCCAACTCAAGGGCGAGGGGGCGAACCTCGCGACGGCCTTCACCGAGAACGGGGTGACCTGGGCGGCCAAGGTGATCTCGATCGGTGCGCTGGCCGGACTGACGACCGTCGTCATCGTGCTCGTGCTCGGTCAGACGCGGGTGCTGTTCGCGATGTGCCGCGACGGATTGCTGCCGAGGGCGATGGCCAAGACCGGACCGCACGGCACCCCGGTACGCATCACGATCCTGGTGGGCGTTCTGGTCGCGATCGCCGCCTCGGTGTTCCCGATGGGCAAGCTCGAGGAGATGGTGAACATCGGCACCTTGTTCGCCTTCGTGCTGGTGTCGGCCGGGGTGATCCTGCTGCGTCGTTCGCGGCCCGACCTGAAGCGCGGCTTCCGAGTGCCGCTGGTGCCCTTTCTGCCGATCGCCGCGATCCTGGCCTGCGTCTGGCTGATGTTGAACCTCACCGCGCTGACCTGGATCCGCTTCCTGATCTGGATGGCCATCGGCGTGGCGGTCTACTTCCTCCACGGCAGGCGCCATTCGGTGCTCGGCAGCCGGGAACTCGCGACTTCAACCACTTCGCCGAAGTAAGCGCCTTCAGGCCGACAGTTGCGCCGACTTCTGCATGAGGGCTGTGCAGAGGCCGCTTCAACGACCCTCCTGCAGAACTCGCTCTACCGAGTGCACGCCCAGGTTTACAAATACCGTATCTGTGTCTAGACAGGCGACAAAAGTCGCTCTATAGTCAACCGCATGACCCAGAGCAATGGCGCACTGACACAACACGAGATCGACCAGTGGCGGGACCGCAAGAGGTATCTGTGGCTGATGGGCCTGATCGCACCGACGGCCCTGTTCGTGATGCTGCCGTTGGTGTGGACGTTCAACCAGTGGGGCTGGCACGCCGCGGCGCAGGTGCCGTTCTGGATCGGCCCGATCCTGCTGTACGTATTGCTGCCCGCGCTGGACCTGCGCTTCGGGCCCGACGGGCAGAACCCGCCCGACGAGGTGATGGAGCGGCTGGAGAACGACAGGTACTACCGCTACTGCACGTACATCTACATCCCGATCCAATACGCCAGCGTCGTCTTCGGCGCGTACCTGTTCACCGCATCCGACCTGAGTTGGCTGGGCTTCGACGGCGGGCTGGGCTGGCCGGCGAAGATCGGGCTCGCGCTGTCGGTGGGCGTGCTCGGAGGGGTGGGCATCAACACCGCCCACGAGATGGGGCACAAGAAGGACGAACTCGAGCGCTGGCTGTCCAAGGTCACGCTCGCGCAGACCGCATACGGCCACTTCTACATCGAGCACAACCGCGGCCATCACGTCCGCGTCGCCACCCCGGAGGACCCCGCGTCGGCGC is a genomic window of Mycobacterium sp. ITM-2016-00318 containing:
- the manA gene encoding mannose-6-phosphate isomerase, class I — encoded protein: MNLLRGALRTYAWGSRTAIADFTGRPSPTAHPEAELWFGAHPADPAYLETDEGDESLLDAVRTDPEGQLGTAVCKRFGTGLPFLMKVLAAEEPLSLQAHPSEEQAVEGFTREDRLGIPVTSPIRNYRDRSHKPELLVALDTFEALAGFRPAAESVNLLRTLAVADLDPYLNLLAGQPDADGLRALFTTWITAPQPDLDVLVPAVIDGAIHYVRSREKQFAAEAKTVLELGERYPGDAGVLASLLLNRLTLRPGEGIYLPAGNLHAYIRGVGIEVMANSDNVLRGGLTPKHVDVPELLRVLDFTPASEEALRPATSEEGMETVYETPAPEFSVSVLGIDGDLLGHEVDAPSRHDGPQILLCAEGSAVVHAKSSVVTMDRGAAAWVSADDGPIRLVAQRPTKLFRATVGI
- a CDS encoding cation diffusion facilitator family transporter, whose product is MSVGEGSTRAIFAALLANAGIAVAKFVGFLITGSSSMLAESVHSVADTSNQGLLLLGQQQSRKEADPLHQFGYGRSRYFYSFVVALVLFTLGSVFALYEGYHKITHPEELTSPIVAVAILVIALMLEGYSFRTAVRESRPLKQSGGWWRFIRASRNPELPVVLLEDSGALVGLILALAGVGLTMLTGDPVWDGIGTIGIDVLLGVIAVVLMIEMHSLLIGEGATRKEDEAIRSALEQTDNIDRLIHLRTQYLGPEEMLVGAKIALPPATDLATVARTIDAAEAAIRAAVPAAAVIYLEPDLDRTTRNQPPASAP
- a CDS encoding NAD(P)/FAD-dependent oxidoreductase — translated: MGRNGEHAVVIGASIAGLCAARVLSDFYDRVTLYERDDLPAEPANRTAVPQGRHVHLLMARGAAEFDSLFPGLLDDMVAAGVPILENRPDCIHFGAAGHVLGTTRELHDEFTAYVPSRPHLEWQIRRRATAIAGVDIVHAGVTEPIFDVTKQRVTGVRLDTGEEVAADLVVDTAGRGTRLPVWLEQWGFDRPPEATVDVGISYASQQLRMPDDLIAEKVVVAGAHKEQPLGLGMLCYEDGTWGLTTFGVGKVEPPHDFAGMCDLADEIVPAHVAAAIRKSEPVGDVAFHKYPTSRWRRYHKLERFPLGILPFGDAVASYNPTFGQGMTMTSLQAGHLRRALESPEDSRPATFNAEAAKSTFPVWTMNAIGDLVMHRASGPMPWWYRPVGSLFDQFLGAAETDPVLAEWFLRRFSLLDSLYMVPSMKLVGRTIKHNMALFMAQKRAAGSSSSGRGLVPGR
- a CDS encoding amino acid permease, which produces MAWRTKSVEQSIADTDEPSTRLHKDLNWWDLTVFGVSVVIGAGIFTITASTAGGITGPAISISFVIAATACGLAALCYAEFASTVPVAGSAYTFSYATFGEFIAWIIGWDLILEFAVAAAVVAKGWSSYLGTVFNFGGATTQLGGFELDWGALLIIAFVTAILAWGTKLSATVSLVITVIKVAVVLLVVAVGAFYIKASNYTPFIPPAESGGGGDTEQSLLSLITGAEGSIYGWYGLLAGASIVFFAFIGFDIVATTAEETKDPQRDIPRGILASLAIVTVLYVAVAVVLTGMVNYTQLKGEGANLATAFTENGVTWAAKVISIGALAGLTTVVIVLVLGQTRVLFAMCRDGLLPRAMAKTGPHGTPVRITILVGVLVAIAASVFPMGKLEEMVNIGTLFAFVLVSAGVILLRRSRPDLKRGFRVPLVPFLPIAAILACVWLMLNLTALTWIRFLIWMAIGVAVYFLHGRRHSVLGSRELATSTTSPK